The following are encoded in a window of Paenibacillaceae bacterium GAS479 genomic DNA:
- a CDS encoding competence protein ComFA — MKVMLYVYLQSGVGWKAGVSMAPEIDCLWRLDAGWAEEAGREAGQRADGAADSMLVCETLLPLGKAYAAKLSWNYAQTGVADAKIGARPWHRARVSALKAAAPAGAALSRPQAAEALRRLAHAALSPDGRAGSSGGLIVTEAKPRHGSRFAAAALPPAAALAREACFAAASLQGRALLRSEAQALLGAAGAAAGRCDAALQLAALLGRLRLGSAVAAGQAPRRKGGFAALRCQRCGSGEAQLLRTACATCGSSSCACCQACLTMGRSRECGLLVLGMPAQSRQGASLALPQVLPPAADRLRRWGLSPAQAAATTAALAFLEQLASSIHAAPHLRSVLQPHSHPALQSHSRPALQPAPRPAFLLWAVTGAGKTEMVFPLLESVLLRGGKALLATPRKDVVLELEPRLRRAFPNIPIVTLYGGSPQKWERGSLFLATTHQLLRFREAFDLIILDELDAFPFANNELLHTAAARSCRPDAKVLLLTATPSVQLQRLARTGFLPHAKVPVRYHKQPLPVPRMLSVPTVSRMLAIGRLPRKLLQAMRQSLERGAQVFVFIPAIRDVHSMVMLLRNNFSDSIEIEGTHSQDPARGEKVQQFRDRTLRVLVTTTILERGVTIPRSDVFILDANSGVFNEASLVQSAGRAGRSVEDPHGRVWFAAAERSASQKGAIRQIKLMNRAARQGGYLLK; from the coding sequence TTGAAGGTAATGTTGTATGTATATTTGCAATCGGGCGTCGGTTGGAAAGCAGGCGTTAGCATGGCTCCGGAGATTGATTGCTTGTGGCGGCTTGATGCCGGGTGGGCAGAGGAGGCCGGGCGCGAAGCGGGACAGAGAGCTGATGGCGCTGCCGATTCGATGCTTGTATGTGAAACACTGCTTCCGCTAGGAAAGGCTTATGCTGCTAAGTTGAGCTGGAACTATGCTCAAACTGGGGTTGCCGATGCGAAGATCGGAGCGAGGCCATGGCATAGGGCGCGCGTGAGCGCCCTAAAAGCTGCTGCGCCAGCAGGCGCAGCCCTCAGCCGTCCGCAGGCGGCTGAGGCGCTGCGGCGCCTGGCGCATGCAGCGCTGTCCCCGGACGGCCGTGCCGGCTCGTCCGGGGGGCTGATCGTGACGGAGGCAAAGCCCCGTCACGGGAGCCGCTTTGCGGCCGCGGCGCTGCCGCCGGCCGCAGCGCTGGCCCGCGAGGCGTGCTTCGCCGCCGCCTCGCTGCAGGGCCGCGCCTTGCTGCGCAGCGAGGCGCAAGCCCTGCTCGGCGCCGCCGGAGCGGCCGCGGGCCGCTGCGACGCCGCGCTGCAGCTGGCGGCGCTGCTTGGCCGGCTCCGCCTCGGCAGCGCCGTGGCCGCCGGGCAAGCGCCCCGGCGGAAGGGCGGCTTCGCCGCTCTCCGCTGCCAGCGCTGCGGCAGCGGAGAGGCGCAGTTGCTGCGCACGGCTTGCGCCACGTGCGGAAGCAGCAGCTGCGCCTGCTGCCAGGCATGCCTGACCATGGGCCGCAGCCGCGAATGCGGGCTGCTTGTGCTCGGCATGCCGGCCCAGAGCCGGCAGGGCGCTTCGCTGGCCCTGCCACAAGTTCTGCCCCCGGCGGCGGACAGACTTCGCCGCTGGGGACTAAGTCCAGCCCAAGCTGCCGCTACCACCGCGGCGCTTGCATTCCTAGAGCAGCTAGCCAGCTCAATCCATGCTGCTCCGCACTTACGTTCGGTTTTACAGCCTCACTCCCATCCAGCCTTACAGTCTCACTCACGTCCAGCTTTACAGCCTGCCCCCCGCCCAGCCTTCCTACTCTGGGCGGTAACAGGCGCAGGCAAAACAGAGATGGTGTTCCCGCTGCTCGAGTCCGTGTTGCTCCGCGGTGGAAAGGCTCTGCTGGCCACTCCGCGCAAGGATGTAGTGCTTGAGCTTGAGCCGCGCTTGCGCCGGGCTTTCCCTAATATTCCGATCGTCACTTTATACGGAGGAAGTCCGCAGAAATGGGAGAGAGGCAGTCTCTTTCTAGCGACGACACATCAGCTACTGCGATTCCGTGAGGCGTTTGATCTCATTATTTTGGACGAGTTAGACGCCTTTCCTTTCGCCAATAATGAGTTGCTTCATACTGCGGCGGCCAGAAGCTGCCGGCCTGATGCCAAAGTTCTTCTGCTCACGGCGACGCCATCCGTCCAACTCCAAAGGTTGGCGCGTACCGGTTTTTTACCGCATGCCAAAGTACCGGTGCGTTACCATAAACAGCCGCTTCCAGTTCCGCGCATGCTGAGTGTTCCAACCGTATCCCGGATGCTAGCCATCGGGAGACTGCCCCGCAAGCTTTTGCAGGCCATGCGGCAATCTCTGGAGCGTGGAGCGCAGGTGTTTGTTTTTATACCAGCAATTCGAGATGTGCATTCAATGGTAATGTTGCTCCGTAACAATTTCTCTGACTCAATCGAGATCGAGGGCACACATTCGCAAGATCCGGCCCGAGGTGAAAAAGTTCAGCAATTCCGCGATCGTACGCTGCGCGTACTTGTGACTACGACGATTCTGGAAAGGGGGGTAACCATACCACGCAGCGATGTATTCATTTTGGATGCCAACTCAGGCGTATTTAATGAGGCTTCCCTGGTACAGTCGGCTGGGCGCGCCGGCCGCTCTGTCGAGGATCCGCATGGACGGGTGTGGTTTGCCGCCGCGGAGAGAAGCGCATCACAGAAGGGAGCCATTCGCCAAATCAAACTAATGAACCGAGCGGCCAGGCAGGGAGGCTATCTTCTGAAATAG
- a CDS encoding Predicted amidophosphoribosyltransferases, whose amino-acid sequence MPDKHPLSRPTGTGSLAETSLDATRLYPAERRSATFRWYSKMLELLSPEKTGCSFCSRSFSVRSDLPSSVPCGLPHTWSRGICRRCSQSVPWIRRIECFVCGRPDPCGDCLRRTEASFIRSRSAVAYTPEMRQLLARYKYRGEELLMPWLAAMLLPAYRGISGELALVDNMSPTRAAAAPVFDLITSVPVSEERLIERGFNQAERLAASFSVHVGLTSWPLLLRNGERGKMSGKSRQERLRSTAGLFVSAPETAEILSIIAMRTVDRRRPLRLLLVDDIYTTGGTLDSCARALQQASPVPLDIYGLTWARA is encoded by the coding sequence ATGCCCGATAAACATCCCCTCAGTCGCCCGACCGGCACCGGTTCGCTGGCTGAAACCTCGCTGGATGCCACTCGTCTGTACCCAGCGGAGCGCCGCTCCGCCACTTTTCGCTGGTATAGCAAAATGCTCGAGCTGCTTTCGCCGGAGAAGACAGGTTGTTCTTTTTGCTCCAGAAGCTTTTCTGTCCGTTCAGATCTTCCCTCGAGTGTGCCCTGTGGGCTTCCGCATACCTGGAGTAGGGGAATTTGTCGACGCTGTTCCCAATCTGTCCCCTGGATCCGTCGGATCGAATGCTTCGTGTGCGGCCGCCCGGATCCTTGCGGCGACTGCTTGCGCCGTACCGAGGCTAGCTTCATCCGAAGCCGTAGCGCGGTCGCCTATACGCCGGAGATGCGGCAACTGCTTGCCCGCTACAAATACCGAGGCGAGGAACTTCTTATGCCCTGGCTGGCCGCGATGTTGCTGCCCGCCTATAGAGGGATTTCCGGGGAACTGGCCCTTGTGGACAACATGTCCCCTACCCGGGCTGCTGCAGCTCCGGTATTCGATCTGATAACTTCTGTTCCGGTAAGCGAGGAGCGCTTGATTGAGCGCGGGTTCAACCAAGCGGAGCGGCTTGCTGCCTCGTTTTCGGTCCATGTAGGACTTACGTCCTGGCCCCTTTTGCTGCGTAATGGCGAGCGGGGCAAAATGAGTGGAAAGTCCCGGCAGGAAAGGCTGCGTTCCACCGCGGGATTGTTTGTGTCAGCGCCGGAAACGGCGGAAATTCTATCCATTATTGCAATGCGCACGGTCGACCGGCGGCGTCCACTCCGTTTGCTACTGGTGGATGATATTTATACGACAGGGGGCACATTGGACAGTTGTGCTAGAGCTCTGCAGCAAGCGTCTCCCGTGCCCCTCGATATCTATGGCTTGACCTGGGCCCGCGCTTGA
- a CDS encoding flagellar operon protein TIGR03826 — MNLDNCPRCGRIFAKNFREVCPNCIREIDREYEDCRDYLRKNRGATINELSEQTKISIRQITKFIKEGRISLIDAPNLSYPCEVCGILIREDHMCEACRQRLRSDVQRLNEVQAELERQTPTQRAYRIKDKP, encoded by the coding sequence ATGAACCTAGATAATTGTCCGCGCTGCGGCAGAATTTTCGCAAAAAACTTCCGTGAGGTATGTCCTAACTGCATTCGTGAAATCGACCGGGAATACGAAGATTGTCGTGACTATCTCCGCAAAAATCGTGGAGCTACTATTAACGAGCTATCCGAGCAGACAAAAATCAGCATCCGTCAAATTACTAAATTCATCAAAGAAGGACGCATCTCGCTTATCGATGCTCCCAATCTCAGCTATCCCTGCGAGGTTTGCGGGATTCTGATTCGGGAGGACCATATGTGCGAGGCATGTCGACAGCGTTTGCGCAGCGATGTGCAGCGTTTAAATGAAGTACAGGCTGAATTAGAGCGTCAGACGCCCACTCAAAGGGCATATCGTATTAAAGATAAGCCTTGA
- a CDS encoding anti-sigma-28 factor, FlgM family yields the protein MKINETGRINPINTYQKQGEARVTESARTRKTDQVQISEEAKAMLASRQPESAERKQRIQELKNEVASGKYHVDADKLADKMWEFLK from the coding sequence ATGAAAATAAACGAGACCGGAAGAATTAATCCGATTAATACGTACCAGAAGCAAGGCGAAGCACGGGTTACGGAGAGCGCACGCACCCGCAAAACCGACCAGGTGCAGATCTCCGAGGAGGCCAAAGCGATGTTAGCCAGCCGTCAGCCCGAAAGCGCAGAGCGCAAGCAGCGCATACAAGAGCTGAAGAACGAAGTGGCATCAGGTAAATATCATGTCGATGCCGACAAGCTTGCTGATAAGATGTGGGAATTTTTGAAATAA
- a CDS encoding FlgN protein — protein sequence MTIQELIDTLQQQSGLYQELLELAVAKTPVLVKGDVDALSALLMKERKLAKRLEELEVRRQMLVNIHFSRLQLRLRSGKLSDLIRTVNQPEEKQLLTELQEGLSQMLDGLRQHNDHNQQLTAQSLQFVNYSIDLLTEDSGEDYIYKNPMTPQGDAKRVRMFDTKG from the coding sequence ATGACCATACAAGAGCTGATTGATACGCTTCAGCAGCAAAGCGGGCTCTATCAAGAGCTGTTGGAGCTTGCTGTTGCTAAGACACCTGTGCTGGTAAAGGGCGACGTAGATGCTTTGAGCGCTCTGCTGATGAAAGAACGCAAGCTTGCCAAGCGGCTCGAAGAGCTTGAGGTGCGTCGGCAGATGCTGGTGAATATTCATTTTTCCCGACTTCAGTTGCGCCTTCGCAGCGGCAAGCTCTCCGATCTGATCCGGACGGTCAACCAGCCGGAAGAGAAACAGCTACTTACCGAGCTGCAAGAGGGGCTGTCGCAGATGCTTGATGGGTTAAGGCAGCATAACGATCATAATCAGCAGCTTACCGCTCAATCCCTCCAATTTGTTAATTACTCCATTGATCTTCTCACGGAAGATTCAGGAGAAGACTATATTTATAAAAACCCCATGACCCCTCAAGGGGATGCCAAGCGAGTTAGAATGTTCGATACCAAGGGATAG
- a CDS encoding flagellar hook-associated protein 1 FlgK, translated as MASTFHSIETAKRSLFTQTTALNTTGHNISNANTEGYSRQVVNMKAASSIEAFGVNRSNAPGQLGTGVEFSNIERIRESFLDAQFREENSIKSGWDIQLGTLEKLQTIFNEPSDSGIRTVMQNFWNSWSDLSKDPENITARTIVKENALALTDAFNQISRQLGQLQNDLTSNVEMKAGEVQNHLTSIADLNRSIAKIEGLGDNANDLRDQRDLLTDKLSKIIGITVANGEQGYSISMGGQILVEGFEVAATVNGATLTAAFAGGGLTGGEVYGMLRSRDVYVSDYTQKLDLLARTMAEGDVKMTLPKGSVLPEGTVLDGVTYTGVSRVLTEDIQVTVKGLNGLHQLGYSMQNGPDGKPLTGPPFFSASGGSSLITAGNISLNSTILDNPALIATSLKTSGDGSVVKGNNTLALLMSKLNTGKFNVGTSGTLDSAYAALIGQLGVQTQEAARQADNSNSLLTQVDMRRQSVSGVSLDEEMSELLKFQHAYNAAARFMTTFDELLNKLITGTGVVGR; from the coding sequence GTGGCTTCAACGTTTCACTCCATAGAAACCGCTAAACGCAGTTTGTTCACTCAGACCACTGCTCTCAACACAACTGGCCACAATATTTCCAACGCCAACACCGAAGGCTATTCCAGACAGGTCGTCAATATGAAAGCGGCCAGTTCAATTGAAGCGTTCGGCGTAAACCGCTCCAATGCCCCCGGACAGCTTGGAACCGGCGTTGAATTCTCCAATATTGAACGCATTCGAGAGAGCTTTCTTGATGCTCAATTTCGGGAAGAAAACTCTATTAAGTCAGGCTGGGATATTCAATTAGGCACGCTGGAGAAGCTGCAGACGATCTTCAATGAACCATCCGATTCCGGCATTCGAACCGTCATGCAAAACTTCTGGAACTCCTGGTCCGATCTCAGCAAGGATCCCGAGAATATTACCGCGAGAACTATAGTCAAGGAGAATGCGCTGGCACTAACAGATGCGTTCAATCAAATTAGCCGTCAGTTAGGGCAACTGCAGAATGATCTAACCTCCAATGTGGAGATGAAGGCGGGGGAAGTACAAAATCACCTGACTTCTATTGCAGATTTGAATCGCTCTATAGCTAAAATCGAAGGTTTGGGCGACAATGCGAATGATTTGCGCGATCAGCGTGATCTTTTAACAGACAAGCTGTCCAAAATCATCGGCATTACCGTAGCTAACGGTGAACAGGGATATTCAATCAGCATGGGCGGCCAAATTTTGGTCGAAGGCTTCGAAGTTGCCGCAACCGTTAACGGAGCGACGTTGACTGCCGCTTTTGCGGGTGGAGGACTTACCGGCGGAGAGGTATACGGCATGCTTCGCTCACGGGATGTTTACGTTTCCGACTACACCCAAAAGTTGGATCTTCTCGCACGCACAATGGCCGAGGGCGATGTAAAGATGACATTGCCCAAGGGATCCGTTTTGCCTGAAGGCACAGTGTTGGATGGTGTCACTTATACGGGCGTTTCTAGAGTCCTGACGGAAGATATCCAGGTTACGGTTAAAGGACTCAACGGACTTCATCAGCTTGGCTATTCCATGCAAAATGGCCCCGATGGAAAGCCGCTCACGGGACCGCCTTTCTTTTCTGCTTCTGGCGGAAGCTCTTTGATTACAGCAGGCAATATTTCTCTGAATTCCACTATTCTGGACAATCCCGCACTCATCGCTACTTCGCTCAAAACCTCGGGGGATGGCTCCGTTGTGAAAGGTAATAACACGCTGGCGCTGTTGATGTCCAAGCTTAACACTGGCAAATTCAACGTCGGAACTTCCGGCACGCTGGACTCCGCCTATGCGGCCCTAATTGGCCAGCTCGGTGTTCAGACGCAGGAGGCGGCACGCCAGGCAGACAACTCGAATTCGCTACTCACCCAAGTTGATATGCGAAGGCAGTCGGTTAGCGGTGTGTCGCTAGACGAAGAGATGAGTGAGCTGCTCAAGTTTCAGCATGCCTATAATGCCGCAGCCCGGTTCATGACGACGTTCGACGAGTTGCTGAACAAGCTTATCACCGGCACCGGAGTCGTTGGCCGTTAG
- a CDS encoding flagellar hook-associated protein 3 FlgL → MRVTNNMLSSQLLLNLNRNTGRMAELQNQLSTGRQINKPSDNPVGITYALRYRSELAYNEQYQKNVDSAVSWLDFNDTVLNQAGDIMQRLRELTVQASNGSNPQSALDSIREEVLQLQGQLIDVANSKLNGKYVFNGQQYDKKPYDMPPNADGTVNTTLAAAIETDNGTVDYVVGEDIQLPVNISGNTVFGTPGASDNLFAVMGRITSALQSGNYGALSNELASIDSRQEGLLKIRAESGARSNRIDLMQNRLADLGINLTELQSKTEDADYAGLLMKSKIQENIYNASLSVGAKIISPSLMDFLR, encoded by the coding sequence ATGAGAGTTACGAATAATATGCTCAGCTCCCAGCTGCTGCTCAACTTGAATCGCAATACCGGTCGGATGGCGGAGCTGCAAAACCAGCTTTCTACAGGACGGCAGATCAACAAGCCTTCCGATAACCCGGTAGGCATTACCTATGCGCTCCGCTATCGCTCGGAGCTTGCTTATAACGAGCAATATCAAAAAAACGTCGATAGCGCCGTATCCTGGCTCGATTTCAACGATACTGTACTTAACCAAGCCGGAGACATTATGCAGCGGCTTCGTGAGTTGACCGTTCAGGCTTCAAACGGCAGTAATCCGCAATCTGCTCTGGACAGTATTCGGGAGGAAGTACTTCAGTTGCAGGGGCAACTGATCGACGTTGCGAACAGTAAGCTGAACGGCAAATATGTTTTCAACGGACAACAATATGACAAGAAACCTTATGACATGCCGCCGAATGCGGATGGAACCGTCAATACGACTTTAGCGGCGGCTATCGAAACGGATAATGGAACCGTCGACTATGTAGTTGGAGAGGACATTCAGTTGCCTGTGAACATAAGCGGCAACACCGTGTTTGGTACCCCTGGAGCGAGTGACAATTTGTTTGCCGTCATGGGACGCATTACTAGCGCCCTCCAATCGGGTAATTACGGAGCTCTTAGCAATGAGTTGGCCTCCATTGACAGCCGGCAGGAAGGACTGCTCAAGATCCGCGCTGAATCCGGAGCACGCTCTAATCGCATCGATTTGATGCAGAACCGTTTGGCGGATCTTGGCATCAATCTTACCGAGCTGCAGTCCAAGACCGAGGATGCGGATTATGCGGGCCTGTTAATGAAGTCCAAGATCCAGGAGAATATCTATAATGCTTCCCTTTCCGTGGGAGCGAAGATTATCTCACCCTCCTTGATGGACTTTCTGAGGTAG
- a CDS encoding flagellar assembly factor FliW, translating into MWIETAVLGRIEIAPEQVYLFPKGLPGFEEELRFAILPVEDTGFCYLQSLANAELAFVLINPFSIVPEYEFRLSEEDQLELGIEDQVIVYSIVTLREPFKRSTLNLLAPIVLSPATGSGRQVVLHHNDYGARHPLAAAGEGA; encoded by the coding sequence ATGTGGATTGAAACGGCGGTGCTTGGCCGAATCGAAATTGCTCCGGAGCAGGTTTACCTATTTCCCAAAGGGCTTCCCGGCTTTGAGGAGGAGCTGCGGTTTGCGATTCTTCCCGTCGAGGATACCGGCTTCTGTTATTTGCAGTCTTTGGCTAATGCGGAGCTTGCGTTCGTTTTGATTAATCCTTTTTCCATCGTACCGGAATATGAGTTCCGGCTTTCCGAGGAGGATCAGTTGGAGCTTGGCATTGAAGATCAGGTGATCGTATACAGCATCGTTACGCTGCGGGAACCGTTCAAGCGTTCGACGCTCAATCTGCTGGCTCCTATTGTACTGAGTCCGGCAACGGGAAGCGGCAGGCAGGTCGTCCTTCACCATAACGATTATGGTGCTCGCCATCCGCTGGCTGCAGCCGGGGAGGGTGCCTGA
- a CDS encoding carbon storage regulator, CsrA has product MLVLSRKKGESILIQEQIEVTVLAVEGDTVKLGIRAPSEVAIYRLEVYKAIQQSNLEAAGAVSIQALNLLAERLAGKKE; this is encoded by the coding sequence ATGCTGGTACTGTCCAGAAAAAAAGGCGAGAGCATCTTGATTCAGGAACAAATCGAGGTCACAGTGCTGGCGGTAGAGGGCGATACCGTCAAGCTTGGCATCCGCGCTCCGAGCGAAGTCGCTATTTACCGTTTGGAAGTGTATAAGGCGATTCAGCAAAGCAATTTGGAGGCGGCAGGAGCCGTTTCGATACAAGCATTGAATCTGCTGGCAGAGAGGCTGGCAGGAAAAAAGGAATAA
- a CDS encoding flagellin, with protein sequence MIINHNIAALNTHRQLNVNTGNTNKAIEKLSSGLRINRAGDDAAGLAISEKMRGQIRGLDMASKNAQDGISLIQTAEGALSETHSILQRMRELAVQAGNDTNNDTDRAELQKEVVQLKSEIDRISTDTEFNTKKLLNGSLGGAVDQSATASSVLAKTGVADVSTSGAKAGTYTIAATAGKLTMSFTDASGTKTQTIDNAAGAQELNFSNFGITIKTNAGYAADAATGTVEITAGSATFQIGANKDQVVDLSIGDMSAAALGANTVDISTKAGAGTAITTIQSAIDKVSTQRASLGAYQNRLEHTINNLNTSSENLTAAESRIRDTDMAKEMMNQTKNSILAQAAQAMLAQANQQPQGVLQLLR encoded by the coding sequence ATGATTATCAACCACAATATCGCGGCGCTGAATACGCATCGCCAACTGAACGTCAACACGGGCAACACGAACAAAGCGATCGAGAAGCTGTCTTCCGGTCTTCGCATCAATCGTGCGGGCGACGACGCAGCAGGCCTCGCAATCTCCGAGAAAATGCGCGGCCAAATCCGTGGTCTGGACATGGCTTCCAAAAATGCTCAAGACGGCATTTCCTTAATCCAAACGGCTGAGGGTGCACTGAGCGAAACACACAGCATCCTGCAACGTATGCGCGAGCTGGCTGTTCAAGCTGGCAATGATACTAATAACGATACCGACCGTGCAGAGCTTCAAAAAGAAGTAGTTCAATTAAAGTCCGAAATCGACCGAATTTCCACGGACACAGAATTTAATACCAAGAAGCTTCTGAATGGTTCTCTTGGCGGAGCAGTTGACCAAAGCGCTACCGCATCATCGGTTCTTGCTAAAACTGGTGTAGCTGATGTCTCGACTTCCGGAGCAAAAGCAGGCACTTACACGATCGCTGCTACTGCAGGCAAATTGACGATGAGTTTCACGGACGCTTCTGGAACGAAAACTCAAACAATTGACAATGCCGCCGGCGCACAAGAACTGAATTTCTCCAACTTTGGCATCACGATTAAGACCAATGCTGGTTACGCCGCCGATGCTGCAACTGGCACGGTTGAGATAACCGCTGGATCCGCGACATTCCAAATCGGAGCAAATAAAGATCAAGTAGTTGACTTGAGCATCGGGGACATGAGTGCAGCTGCATTGGGTGCAAACACCGTCGACATCAGCACGAAGGCAGGTGCCGGTACGGCTATCACGACGATTCAATCGGCGATCGATAAAGTTTCCACCCAACGTGCTTCCCTGGGTGCTTACCAAAACCGTCTGGAGCACACGATCAACAACCTGAACACGTCCTCCGAGAACCTGACGGCTGCCGAGTCCCGTATCCGTGACACGGACATGGCGAAAGAAATGATGAATCAAACGAAAAACAGCATTCTGGCGCAAGCTGCTCAAGCGATGCTGGCACAAGCGAACCAACAGCCGCAAGGCGTTCTGCAACTGCTTCGTTAA
- a CDS encoding flagellar protein FlaG: MNVELTLSASVSQAPVLQESGSLRFAQEKIGSVSSVKEMDQLQRQGVAVPPGSEQLIRNIDRAIRSMQGPETVLDISIHDKTHQLLVKVINKETGDLIREVPQERTLELVAHMMELAGIMIDKKV, translated from the coding sequence ATGAACGTTGAATTAACCTTATCCGCTTCCGTCAGCCAGGCGCCTGTCCTGCAGGAGAGCGGGTCGCTCAGGTTTGCGCAGGAGAAGATCGGTTCCGTATCCAGCGTTAAGGAGATGGATCAGCTGCAGAGGCAAGGTGTAGCGGTCCCTCCGGGCTCGGAGCAATTAATTCGAAACATCGACCGGGCAATCCGCTCGATGCAGGGACCGGAGACGGTACTGGACATCTCCATTCATGATAAGACGCATCAACTGCTTGTGAAGGTGATCAACAAGGAGACGGGAGATCTCATCCGGGAAGTGCCGCAGGAAAGAACGCTGGAGCTGGTTGCTCATATGATGGAGCTCGCGGGAATTATGATCGACAAGAAAGTGTAG
- a CDS encoding flagellar hook-associated protein 2, with protein sequence MTIRVSGSSGIDVDSMVKELMKARRIPVDKLNQQKELAQWQRESILELNSKVVDFRMNKLSKYAQSSSMNAQQAVVSGEAGVLTAQGSSSASGTTMNVKVTQLATRAQLSSGGWSGAANSSITLKSSLADLKAAQTGQPVSDFASDTYKLSINGKTLDFNSGESISAVLSKINGTSDLGATASYDELTGKLLLQSKEFGSTAKITVGADNSLLNVFDSSATPPPLQPEYKGDNAKLSINGTALEKASNTFTVNGIQLTLTGTSTATGTTNIKTEVNSENAFNTIKTLVNEYNELLNLFNTKVGETKYRDFQPLTDEQRGAMKEDEVKRWEEKAKSGLLRNDDSLRQTITSMRSAITAKLGDLSEVGITTGNYFENGKLILNEEKLKQAIQDDPQKVMELFQGAPDKLGEGMVNKLSASLDTLLDRFVQKAGTSKFSSSQSVTLKEDSVIGRQLKEYNKQLALMNAKMNDYESRYYRQFSAMEQAMNTYNAQSSSLSSYFNAGG encoded by the coding sequence ATGACCATTCGAGTAAGTGGAAGCTCAGGCATTGATGTTGATTCTATGGTAAAAGAACTAATGAAAGCCCGACGAATTCCTGTCGACAAGCTAAATCAGCAAAAGGAACTGGCCCAATGGCAGCGCGAGAGCATTTTGGAACTGAACAGCAAGGTCGTCGATTTTCGGATGAACAAGCTAAGCAAATACGCCCAGTCGTCCTCGATGAATGCGCAGCAGGCTGTTGTGAGCGGAGAAGCAGGCGTGCTTACGGCGCAAGGCAGCAGCAGCGCGAGCGGCACAACGATGAATGTAAAAGTAACCCAGCTGGCGACCAGAGCGCAGCTATCGTCCGGCGGCTGGAGCGGTGCGGCTAATTCTTCCATTACGTTGAAATCAAGCCTGGCCGATCTAAAAGCAGCTCAAACAGGTCAGCCTGTCTCGGATTTCGCAAGCGACACATACAAGCTTAGCATCAATGGGAAAACGTTGGATTTTAATAGCGGAGAGAGTATAAGCGCCGTTCTTTCCAAAATTAACGGAACGTCTGATCTTGGGGCCACGGCAAGTTATGATGAACTGACGGGGAAGCTTCTCCTTCAATCCAAAGAGTTTGGCTCGACAGCGAAAATAACGGTCGGGGCGGACAACAGTCTGCTGAATGTTTTTGACAGCTCTGCTACTCCCCCACCCTTGCAGCCGGAATACAAAGGGGATAATGCTAAACTGAGCATTAACGGCACAGCTCTCGAAAAAGCCTCGAATACATTCACGGTGAACGGCATTCAATTGACATTAACCGGGACCAGCACTGCAACCGGCACGACGAATATTAAAACCGAGGTTAATAGTGAGAACGCCTTTAATACGATCAAGACGCTGGTCAACGAATACAACGAATTGCTGAATTTATTCAATACGAAGGTCGGCGAGACGAAGTACAGGGATTTTCAGCCTCTTACGGATGAACAGCGTGGAGCAATGAAGGAAGATGAGGTCAAAAGATGGGAAGAAAAGGCTAAAAGCGGCCTGCTTCGGAATGACGATTCGCTGCGCCAGACCATAACCTCCATGCGTTCTGCCATAACCGCCAAGCTCGGAGACTTGAGCGAAGTGGGCATTACGACGGGCAATTATTTTGAAAACGGAAAATTGATTCTTAATGAGGAAAAACTGAAACAAGCCATTCAGGACGATCCCCAGAAAGTGATGGAGCTGTTCCAAGGCGCCCCTGACAAGCTGGGAGAGGGAATGGTCAATAAGCTAAGCGCATCGCTCGACACTCTCCTAGACAGATTTGTTCAGAAGGCAGGCACAAGCAAATTTTCCTCCAGCCAATCCGTAACGCTGAAGGAAGACAGCGTAATTGGAAGGCAATTGAAGGAATACAACAAACAGCTAGCACTCATGAATGCCAAAATGAATGATTATGAGTCACGTTACTATCGGCAATTCAGTGCAATGGAACAGGCCATGAATACTTATAACGCGCAGTCCTCCAGTCTATCCAGTTACTTTAATGCAGGAGGCTAA